The window AGCAAGACCCGTTTGGGATTCAGCAACAGCAGGACCAGCGCCAGCCGTTTCCGCTCCGCCTCGGGGAGCGCCGCGGCCTCCGCGTCGAGCGGCACGGGCAGACGGCGGAGCATAGCCGCGGGATTCGACCCGGGGTTGTAACGGACCGCAAGGTCGAGACAGTCGCGCACCGTCAGCCCGGGCCAGAAGCGGGGTTCCGCCTCCGCAAACCCCACGTCGCACCGCCGCAGGGGATGTCCTCCGAGGGTGATGCGCCCCGCGTCGGGGACGACGAACCCGTACAACGCCCGCAACAGCGCACTCCGACCCTCGCCCGCGATGCCGTGGACGGCATTCGCCGGAAGGTGCATCGTCACACCGTCGAGGAGCGTCCGCTCCCCGTCACGAATCCGGAGGGCGTCAATCGTAATCATAAAGGTAGCGACTGAGGTTGCGTTCGGCCCGGAGCAGGTAGCTCACCACGAGGCAAAGGCTGAGGGGCAGCAGGGGCGGGAGGAGAAATCCCGCAGCGCCCAGCCGGGCTGCCAGCGGCCAGCGCGGGGATTCGTCCGCCGGGTCGTAGCGGGCGTATTTGGCCGCGACGAAATAGAGCAGCGCCAACGCCGCCAGCGGGGCCCACGCCGCGGCCATCCAGGCTGAACGGGGCTGTGCGAGGAGTGCCAGCACGGCGAAAGGGGCAGTCATCAGAAAGTAGTTGCGCCAGGCCGTGAGGACCTTGCGGGCAAGCAATCGCGCGGCGCCCTTTTCGGGCAGCAGCAGGAGTTGCAGGGGTTCGTTCGCGGCATAAAACGACCCGCAGGCCGCCGCCGCGAGATAAAGGGCCGGAAATCCGGCATAGGGGATGCAGGCGCAGACGAGCAGCACGACGGCCGCGGCGACGACCGCGGCAGGGTGCCGGCGCACCCCGGCGGTCCACTCGGGCGATCCGCCGAACAGGGCCGGGCGCACCAGCCGTCCGGAGTAGACTTTCCCGGCAAGCATGTTATCGGACGACCTCCAGTTTTTCCAACCTGTCGTCGAGGTCGATCTTGTCGATGATGGTCTTCACGAGGATGTCCATCTCCGAACCCTCCGTGTAGTCGGCCGGGCATACGTGGCTCACACGGTTGTCGTGGATCAGCGAGGCCATCTCCTTGCTGGCTCCCTTCCGGTCGGGGTTGTAGACCGCGATCGAATGGCCCCCGGAGTTCTTGACCAGCCGCATGCAGGGGATGTCGGTGGTCCCGTCGCCCACGTAGATCATGTGTTTGAACGGTACGGGACGCTCGTTTTCGGGGATGTAGCGGTTGACCAGCTTCGAATCGAAAACCGACTCGACGCCCTTGTTGATCTTGAAGATGAACTGCGTCTTGTTGGTGTAGTTGACCGCCACGGCGGGCCAGTAGGCGATGCCGTCCACGTCGTAGAGGAACGAGCAGGCGTAGATCTTGCGGAACTCGTGGGCGATCTCCGTGCCCTCGATGATCTCCTTCAGCCCCGAGGAGTTGATGTAGTGCAGGATGCGGATGCCCCGCCCGGCCCCGTAGGCGTTGATGCGCGAAAACCACTCTTTGACCCCCGCGAAGAGCGTCACGCGGCGGCCCGAATCCTGAAACGCCTCGCGGCGCAGCGACAGGCCCTTCGACTTGGCCTCCTGGATCATCCGGGCCATGTACGTGAGGACCATGTCGGCATCCTGCTCCTCGGCCAGCGTGTTGGCCTCGGTCCAGAACTCCTTGTTGCTCTTGCCGACAGCCGGAATGAAATCGTACTCCTGCATGTTGCCCGGGGCCAGCGTGCCGTCGAAATCGTAGATGAGTGCTATGGTGAATCTGAATTCCATCGTTTTCAAGGTTTTGATTCTCAAAGATAGTTTTTTTTAACTATTTTTGCAAGAACCGTACGAAAACGCAAAAGATTATGGAATTCAAGGAATTGATCGCAAAACGCCGTTCGGTGCGCAAATTCTCCGACCGGCCGGTTCCCCGCGAGGTCGTGGACCACATCCTCGCCGAAGCCCTCACGGCCCCCTCGGCCCGCAACACGCGCACGTCGCGCCTGCTGGTAATCGACGACCCCGCGCTGGTGGCCCGCATGGCCGACATGCGCGACTACGGATCGGGATTCCTGACGGGTGCGCCGCTGGCGATCGTGGTGCTGGGCGACACGTCGTCGAGCGACCTGTGGCGCGAGAACGCCGCGATCACGGCGACGGTGGTGCAGCTGGCCTGCGTTGACGAGGGGCTGGCCTCGTGCTGGGTGCACGTCAACGGACGCCCCCGGCGCAAGGACGCTCCCGACGGGGAGACTGCCGCCGACTATCTGCGGCAGTTCCTGCCCATCCCCAACGGCTGCGAACCCCTCTGCGCCATCGCCGCAGGGTATTCGGACTTCACGCCCGCCCCGCTTCCCGCTGCGGACGACGCGGCGCGGATCATCCGGCTGAAATAACCGCCCGGAACAGAAAATCGCCCTCTTTCGGAGGGCGATTTTCTGTTCCGGCATACCGCGGTCAATGCGCTTCGAGCCAGTTGCCGCCGATGCCGGCGTCAGCAATAAGTCGCACCTTGAGCTGCGCCGCGGACTCCATGCACTCGGTGACGATCTTCGTGACGCGTTCCTGCTCCGAACGGAGCATATCGACGACCAATTCGTCATGCACCTGCAAGATCACCCGCGAACGGATGCCCTCGGCGGCGAAACGCCGGTGAACGTCGATCATGGCAATCTTCATGATGTCGGCCGCAGAGCCCTGAATCGGGGCGTTCACGGCGTTGCGTTCGGCCAATCCGCGCGCCACGGCGTTGTGCGACGAAATGTCGTTGAGGTAGCGGCGGCGGCCGAAAATCGTTGACACGAAACCCTCCTCCTTGGCCTTAGCGACCACATTGTCCATATACTCCTTGACCTTGGGGTAGGAGGCGAAATAGCCGTCGATGATCTCTTTGGCCTCCTTGCGGGGAATTTCGAGCCGCTGGCTCAGACCGAAGGCCGAGATGCCGTAGATGATGCCGAAATTGGCCGTCTTGGCCCGGCGCCGCTCCTCGGGCGTCACCTCTCCGAGCGGTTTATTGAACAGTTTGGCGGCGGTGGCGGTGTGGATGTCCTCGCCGTGTCCGAAGGCCGAGATCAGCGACTCGTCGCCCGACAGATGGGCCATCAGGCGCAGTTCGACCTGACTGTAATCGGCCGAAAGCAACAGGTGGTCGTCATCCGAGGGGATGAACGCCTTGCGGATGCGGCGGCCCATGTCGTCGCGGACCGGGATGTTCTGCAAGTTGGGATTCGTCGATGAAAGGCGCCCGGTGGCCGTGACGGCCTGATTGAACGAGGTGTGGATACGCCCCGTGGTGCGGTTGACCAGCTGGGGCAGCGCCTCGACATAGGTCGAAAGCAACTTCTTGACGCCCCGGTATTCGAGGATCAGATCCACGATGCGGTGTTTGCGGGCGAACGACTGAAGATAATCTTCGTCGGTGCAGAACTGTTTGGTCCGGGTCATCTTGGGCTTCTCGGCGATGCGCATCTTGGCGAACAGCACCTCGCCCAGCTGACGCGCGGAGTTGATGTTCAGATTGGGTTCGCCCGCCTCGGTGCGGATCGCCGCTTCCAGTTCGCCCAGCTTGCGGTTCAGCTCGACGGCATAGACAGCCAGCGCCCCGGTGTCGATCCTCACACCCGCCATCTCGATGTCGGCCAGCACGGCGATCATCGGCTCCTCGACCTCGAAATAGAGATGCTGGAGACCGATCTCCTCGACCTGGGGATAAAGCACCTGTTTGAGCCGCAGGGTCACGTCGGCATCCTCGGCGGCGTACTCCTTGACGCGCTCGACGTTCACCAAGTCCATCGTCAGCTGTTTGGAACCCTTGCCGATCAGCGTCTCGATCTCGATGGGCTTGTAGTTGAGATACCGCTCCGAAAGGGCGTTCATGTTATGGCGCGACTCGGGATCGAGCAGGTAGTGGAGGATCATCGTGTCGTACTTGCGGCCCCGGATCTCGATCCCCAGCCGGCGCAGCACCATCAGGTCGAACTTGATGTTCTGGCCGATCTTGGCGATCCGCTCGTCCTCGAACAGCGGCCGCACGATCTCCGCGTATTCGGGCGTGTTCTCCTCTTTGAAAGGGACGTACCATGCTTTGAAAGGCTCCACGGCGAGCGACAGCCCGACGATCCGGTCGTTGAAAATGTCGAATCCGGTGGTCTCCGTGTCGAAGCAGAACTCCTCATACCGTCCGACCTCGGCGACGACTTCGCGCAGTTGCGCGGCGCTCTCGACGAGCGTATATTCGTGAGGCGTGTTCTGAGCCGTCGCCAGCTGCATCGCGTCGGCCTCGGCCTGCAATTCGGCGACGGGAACCTCCCGGACCTCGGGCATCTGCACCACGGGGTCGCCGAACAGATTGCCCTGACCCGCCAGCGCGGCTTTCTTCGCCGCGGCGGACTTGGCGCGGGCCATCTCCGCCAGCTGGGTCTGCGCCTCCTGCCGGGGGCCTTCGGGAAGCGCCTCGGGCGGCGCGAGGTTGGCCAGGTCGTTCATGAAAGCCTTGAAATCGAGCTCGGCGAAGACCCCGCGCAGCTCGTCGATATGCGGTTCGCAGACCGTGAGGTCCTCCTCGCGGAAGGGGATCGGCACGTCGAGGCAAATGGTCGTCAGGCGCTTGGCCAGACGCAGGTTGTCGGCCCACTCGGCGATCTTCTCGCCCTGTTTTCCCTTGATTTTCGAAACGTTGTCGAGGATGTTCTCGACCGTTCCCCACTCCTGCACCAGCTTGCAGGCGCTCTTTTCGCCGATGCCCGGCACGCCGGGGATGTTGTCCGAAGCGTCGCCCCACAGCGCGAGGATGTCGCGCACCAACTGAGGGTCGTCGATGCCGTACTTCTCGCGGATGGCCTCGCGGCCGACGATCTCGATGCTTCCCTCCGCGCCCCGCTGCTTGTAGATGCGGCAATGGTCGCGCACGAGCTGTCCGTAATCCTTGTCGGGGGTCACCATATAGACATCGTAACCCGCCTCGACGCCCTTCTGCGAAAGGGTTCCGATCACGTCGTCGGCCTCGTACCCCTCGACTTCGAGGATCGGGATGCACATCGCTTCGAGCACCCGCTTGACGTAGGGCACCGAAAGCAGGATGTCCTCGGGCGTCTCGGAACGGTTCGCCTTGTACTCGGGGAAGATGTCGCGGCGGAAACTGCCCCCCTTGGGATCGAAGGCCACGCCCAGCAGGTCGGGCCTTTCGCGCTTCTGAATGTCGCGCAGGAACTTCACGAACCCGAACACCACGGAGGTGTTCATCCCGGCGCGGTTGCGCATCGGCCGCCCCAAAAAAGCATAGTAATACTTGAAAATCAACGCATAGGCGTCAACCAGAAAGAGTTTTTTCATATCTGTATTTAAGTTGCGTCGCTTGTATTCGCGGGGGGGGGCGGAAAAACAGGGTGTCACTCGTTGTCGCCGGCAAACCACTCGGCGAACGAGGTTGCGGTTTCGTGGAGCTTCAACGAATGGAGCGCAACGCCTTCGGGAAGCCGGGCGGCGATGCGGCGGGCGAAATCGGCGAGCATGTTCTCGCACGTGGGCTGGTAATCCACCGTCAGGATGTTGCCGAACCGCTCGGCGAGCACCCGGCGCAGCTCCGCGCCCGACGCCGAACCGCGCAGCACCAGCGCATGATCGAACCGCGAGACGATCTCTTCGTTCACGATCCGCTTCAGCACCCCGAAATCCATCACCATCCCGCATTTGGGATCGGCCTCGTCTTCGGCCGGGGTGCCTTTCACCGTCACGAACAACCGGTAGGAGTGCCCGTGGATTTCGCGGCACGGCCCGTCGTATCCGTCGAGGGCATGCGCTGCCTCGAATGAAAATTCCTTGGTCAATCTGATCACTGTCATAGGGCAAAGATAGTGCAAGGTGAGCGGAGTGCCAAATTTATTTGAGCACTTCCGAACCGCAGCCTATCTAAGACAAAAGTCAAAGATAGTGCAAGCCGAGCGCAAAAGCAAGTTTACTTGCATTTTGCCGAGGCGCAGCCTGTCTAAGGCAGGGCCAAAGATAGTGCAAGGTGAGCGGAGTGCCAAATTTATTTGAACACTTCCGAACCGCAGCCTATCTAAGGCAACGCCAAAGATAGCGCAAGCCGGGCACAATGCCAAATTTATTGGGGGGGGGCAGCCGACCCAAGACAGCACACAGGCCGCAGGCAAAACCGAACGATTCGTCGGCTCTACCCGCGGCCCGTGCACCCGGCCCTCCGGAACGCCCGCTCAGCGGCGGCCTCCGAGTTTCAGATAACGGTCGTAGAGGCGGTCGTAAACCGCGTGACGCTCCATATCGGGCAGGTATTCGTCCGAGAAACCGGGACACATCGCCCGCTGGGCCTCCTGCACCGATCCGTAGAGCCCGGCGGCGACCGCCGCGAACATCGCCGCACCCAGGGCGCAAGCCTGATCGCTGGCCACCACCCGGATCGGAACGCCGATGACATCGGCCATCGTCTGCATCACGAAAGGCGATTTGCGGGCGATGCCGCCGATGGCGAGGATGTTGTCGATGGGCACCCCCTCTTCGAGCATCCGCTCGTCGATGGCCCGGGACCCGAAGACCGTCGCTTCGACCAGCGCCTTGTAGATCGCCGGCGCCGATGTCGCAAGGGTCAGTCCGTCCAGCGCACCCCGCACCCGGGGGTCGGCATCGGGCGTCCGGCGGCCGTTGTGCCAGTCGAGCGCCACGGGATCGTCGGGTGTCAGGGGCAGCCGTTCGGCCTCGGCCGTCAGCTCCCCGAGAATCCGCTCTTCGAGCTGCGGATCGCTTCCGGCAATCTGCCGCAGCGGCCACGCCATCACCCGCCGGAACCAAGCGTACAAGTCGCCGAAGGCGGCCTGCCCGGCCTCGAAACCGATATACCCGGGCAGCACCGAACCATCGACCTGACCGCAGATGCCGCGCACGGTCCGGTCGCCGACCTCGTCGTAAGTGCCGACCACAATGTCGCACGTCGAGGTTCCCATCACCTTGACCAGCGTTCCAGGGACGATCCCGGCCCCGACAGCCCCGACATGGCAGTCGATGGCCCCCACGCCGACGGCGATGCCCGGTTTCAGCCCCAGCCGGGCGGCCCACTCGCCGCACAGCCGGCCGACGCACGCATCGCCCGTGACGGTGTCGGAATAAAGATGTCCGCGGAAGATGCCCAGCAGCGGATCGACCGCCTCCAGAAACTCCGACGCAGGAAGTCCGCCCCACGAGGCGTGCCACATCGCCTTGTGTCCGGCCACGCAGCGGCTGCGGGCGATGGTCTCGGGGGTCGTGTCCCCGACCAGCAGGGCGCTGATCCAGTCGCAGTGCTCCACCCACGAATAGGCCGCAGCCCGCAATCCGGGTGAACGGCGCAGGCAGTGGAGCATCTTGGCCCACACCCATTCGCAGGAGTAGGTGCCGCCGCTGTAACGGGTATAGTCGATCTCCCATTTTCTTGCTAAATCGTTTATCTCATCCGCTTCGGCGAGGGCCGTATGGTCTTTCCAGAGCACGAACATCGCATCGGGCTCCTCGGCGAACTCCGGCAGCAGAGCCAGCGGGGTGCCCTTGGCATCGGTCAGCACCGGGGTGGACGCCGTGGTGTCGAAGGAGATGCCGCAGACGGCATCGGCAACGTCGCGTCCGCAGGCCGCCAGCGCCTGACGGACAGACGCTTCCAGAGATTCGACATAATCGAGCGGATGCTGGCGGTAGCAGTTGTGCGCGGGATCGCAGTAGAGCCGTTCGGCCCACCGGGGATAGGCCACCACCGCCGAAGCGAGTTCCGACCCGTCGGCGGCATCGACGACGAGGCACCGCACGGAATCGCTCCCGAAATCGACGCCCAGAAGATAGTTGGTTCGAGGTTGCATAGTTATTTCGATTAATGGTTGAACGCTTCTTTCACAGCCCGCAGCCCTCCGGGTATCAGCCCGCGGAGAAGTTCTTCGAGCAGGGCTTCGTCCCCTTGCAGGTGGAAGACCTCCTGCGTGTGGCACAGCGTCTCGCCGGGCCGCAGGAAGGCCGCCGGCGAGGAGGTTTCGATTTCATAGAACGGGCCCATCACCTCGCCGGTCTCGGTCGGCCCGTCGTTGTAGGCGTTGACGACATCCCCGCCGAACGGATCGGCCTGCGCGCCCCAGCGGCTCTCCACATAGCGGTCGCCCGGCGCGGAACGGCGGTAGCGAACCAGCGTCACGTGATGCGCCGCCGCGTCATAACTGCCGCAAAGCCCCGTATCGCGGCCCGCAGGCAGCCCGATCTTCGACCGGAAAGCGCCGTCGATCCGCAGGCATACGAGCCCTCCGGAGACGGAGAGCCGGTCGTCCGGAAGCTCTCCGAAATAATCGCTGTTGACGGCCGCACGCACCTCTTCGCCGTCGCAGGGGAGGAAAACGACGGTCGTCGGCGACGGCATGAACATCCCGAGCATCCAGACCGACGGAGCGCCGCCCGCGGGTGTCCAGGGCTCCGGACCGCAGTTCCCGATCCGGTTCTCGCTGCGGTAGGCCACCAATGCGAGTTCCGGCGGCAGGACACGCCCCAACGACACCTCCGCCTGCCGGTGCGAGAGGAGTTCGACGCGACGCGCCACCCCGATCTCAAAACGGGTTCCGGCGGCGTTGCGAAGCGACATCTCGGCTTCGAAGCGCACTTGCCGGGCATCGCGCCCGACCACCCGGAAAGGCTCGGTGTCCAGCGCCGCCGGAACCTGCCAGTTGGCATAGACCTGCTCGGCGCCGGGCGCGAAGTAGAGCGAGAAGGGGCCGCCCTCGGGCCCGAGCCAGAGACGTTCTTCGCCGCCGAAAGGGTTGAACCGGGATTTCCGGACCCCCGAAGCGATCAGC of the Alistipes senegalensis JC50 genome contains:
- a CDS encoding ATP-binding cassette domain-containing protein gives rise to the protein MITIDALRIRDGERTLLDGVTMHLPANAVHGIAGEGRSALLRALYGFVVPDAGRITLGGHPLRRCDVGFAEAEPRFWPGLTVRDCLDLAVRYNPGSNPAAMLRRLPVPLDAEAAALPEAERKRLALVLLLLNPKRVLLLDEPFRGLDVESAFMLRQLILQLGSEGRTVLVAARLAELDGICDDFYVLGGGGVRGRYEHYEFARAVREAAASGIAEK
- a CDS encoding HAD family hydrolase gives rise to the protein MEFRFTIALIYDFDGTLAPGNMQEYDFIPAVGKSNKEFWTEANTLAEEQDADMVLTYMARMIQEAKSKGLSLRREAFQDSGRRVTLFAGVKEWFSRINAYGAGRGIRILHYINSSGLKEIIEGTEIAHEFRKIYACSFLYDVDGIAYWPAVAVNYTNKTQFIFKINKGVESVFDSKLVNRYIPENERPVPFKHMIYVGDGTTDIPCMRLVKNSGGHSIAVYNPDRKGASKEMASLIHDNRVSHVCPADYTEGSEMDILVKTIIDKIDLDDRLEKLEVVR
- a CDS encoding nitroreductase family protein, coding for MEFKELIAKRRSVRKFSDRPVPREVVDHILAEALTAPSARNTRTSRLLVIDDPALVARMADMRDYGSGFLTGAPLAIVVLGDTSSSDLWRENAAITATVVQLACVDEGLASCWVHVNGRPRRKDAPDGETAADYLRQFLPIPNGCEPLCAIAAGYSDFTPAPLPAADDAARIIRLK
- the polA gene encoding DNA polymerase I, producing MKKLFLVDAYALIFKYYYAFLGRPMRNRAGMNTSVVFGFVKFLRDIQKRERPDLLGVAFDPKGGSFRRDIFPEYKANRSETPEDILLSVPYVKRVLEAMCIPILEVEGYEADDVIGTLSQKGVEAGYDVYMVTPDKDYGQLVRDHCRIYKQRGAEGSIEIVGREAIREKYGIDDPQLVRDILALWGDASDNIPGVPGIGEKSACKLVQEWGTVENILDNVSKIKGKQGEKIAEWADNLRLAKRLTTICLDVPIPFREEDLTVCEPHIDELRGVFAELDFKAFMNDLANLAPPEALPEGPRQEAQTQLAEMARAKSAAAKKAALAGQGNLFGDPVVQMPEVREVPVAELQAEADAMQLATAQNTPHEYTLVESAAQLREVVAEVGRYEEFCFDTETTGFDIFNDRIVGLSLAVEPFKAWYVPFKEENTPEYAEIVRPLFEDERIAKIGQNIKFDLMVLRRLGIEIRGRKYDTMILHYLLDPESRHNMNALSERYLNYKPIEIETLIGKGSKQLTMDLVNVERVKEYAAEDADVTLRLKQVLYPQVEEIGLQHLYFEVEEPMIAVLADIEMAGVRIDTGALAVYAVELNRKLGELEAAIRTEAGEPNLNINSARQLGEVLFAKMRIAEKPKMTRTKQFCTDEDYLQSFARKHRIVDLILEYRGVKKLLSTYVEALPQLVNRTTGRIHTSFNQAVTATGRLSSTNPNLQNIPVRDDMGRRIRKAFIPSDDDHLLLSADYSQVELRLMAHLSGDESLISAFGHGEDIHTATAAKLFNKPLGEVTPEERRRAKTANFGIIYGISAFGLSQRLEIPRKEAKEIIDGYFASYPKVKEYMDNVVAKAKEEGFVSTIFGRRRYLNDISSHNAVARGLAERNAVNAPIQGSAADIMKIAMIDVHRRFAAEGIRSRVILQVHDELVVDMLRSEQERVTKIVTECMESAAQLKVRLIADAGIGGNWLEAH
- a CDS encoding 6-pyruvoyl trahydropterin synthase family protein, producing MTVIRLTKEFSFEAAHALDGYDGPCREIHGHSYRLFVTVKGTPAEDEADPKCGMVMDFGVLKRIVNEEIVSRFDHALVLRGSASGAELRRVLAERFGNILTVDYQPTCENMLADFARRIAARLPEGVALHSLKLHETATSFAEWFAGDNE
- a CDS encoding ribulokinase, translated to MQPRTNYLLGVDFGSDSVRCLVVDAADGSELASAVVAYPRWAERLYCDPAHNCYRQHPLDYVESLEASVRQALAACGRDVADAVCGISFDTTASTPVLTDAKGTPLALLPEFAEEPDAMFVLWKDHTALAEADEINDLARKWEIDYTRYSGGTYSCEWVWAKMLHCLRRSPGLRAAAYSWVEHCDWISALLVGDTTPETIARSRCVAGHKAMWHASWGGLPASEFLEAVDPLLGIFRGHLYSDTVTGDACVGRLCGEWAARLGLKPGIAVGVGAIDCHVGAVGAGIVPGTLVKVMGTSTCDIVVGTYDEVGDRTVRGICGQVDGSVLPGYIGFEAGQAAFGDLYAWFRRVMAWPLRQIAGSDPQLEERILGELTAEAERLPLTPDDPVALDWHNGRRTPDADPRVRGALDGLTLATSAPAIYKALVEATVFGSRAIDERMLEEGVPIDNILAIGGIARKSPFVMQTMADVIGVPIRVVASDQACALGAAMFAAVAAGLYGSVQEAQRAMCPGFSDEYLPDMERHAVYDRLYDRYLKLGGRR
- a CDS encoding DUF6786 family protein, which codes for MKTYGEERAFLESCGVRVVELSDESGRARVCLVPAWQGRVMTSTAAGTGGPGYGWINRSLIASGVRKSRFNPFGGEERLWLGPEGGPFSLYFAPGAEQVYANWQVPAALDTEPFRVVGRDARQVRFEAEMSLRNAAGTRFEIGVARRVELLSHRQAEVSLGRVLPPELALVAYRSENRIGNCGPEPWTPAGGAPSVWMLGMFMPSPTTVVFLPCDGEEVRAAVNSDYFGELPDDRLSVSGGLVCLRIDGAFRSKIGLPAGRDTGLCGSYDAAAHHVTLVRYRRSAPGDRYVESRWGAQADPFGGDVVNAYNDGPTETGEVMGPFYEIETSSPAAFLRPGETLCHTQEVFHLQGDEALLEELLRGLIPGGLRAVKEAFNH